The window AAAATTTCTCAGATCGGAAAATTTGATCCGTTGAATAATTGGCCCTTATAccgttgaatatggaccgttggtaTATGCTCTTTCTTAACTGAATATTTGCTGGCCTGACATTGAAAATTCAGGACGTTCCAGTTTTGGAGACTTTTAGCCGATAAGCCACATCCACTGTAGGGCCCATTAGATCGACAGTTAGGATGACTGGATCACGGACCCCACATGTGCGATCTCAAAACACTTGTACGTATATGCATCTGATTGTACTGTACCTGTCTATTATCATAATtatcacttttctttttctttctcttgtttttctttttgaacGCTAGGGAGAGATTGAGTTGTGAAAGGCTCAGATGAGGAATGGAAAGAAAAGGACGAAATGCAGGTAAACTGAGTCCCATGCATTTTGTAAGTGCACTCACTCGGGTGGAAAAATGAGGCACGTGCGTATGCAAGATCAGAGCAACTCATCAGGCTATCCCCACCGTTTAGATgcttggttctaaaaatcaggtgaTGATCATCTGTTGCATCGAAACAAACGAACGGTTGATAGAAAACTAACAAAAGTCTGAATTCTATAAACACGTGGCGCCTGCCTGATGATCAGATCCGCTGATTTCTTAGGGACATGCCATGCACGCAGCGGGGTACCTGATGAGTGAATCCCACACATGTGCCTCATTTACACGTGTGAGGTGAGTAGACTTACAAAGTGCACTCGAGCTAGCCCACTTACAGATTCTGATGAAAAGGACTGGCCCACCACCACTGTTGTCGTAGAATTCAGACCAAGATAAATGGACGGTGCTCATCACATTACATGTACCACCACCTTCTAAAGTTAGCCAACCACCGAATTATTGTGCTAGCGAGACTTTATTGCCATCCTGATAGAAGAGAGCATATGCCTCAATACCACCTTTTGATGATGTCACATAAGGATTTGTAACCATCAAAGAAACGAGAGCCGTTGAAATTGCCCCTTCTTTTCAATATGTCCAGGAACGGTGGGATGTTGGTATACACAGGTACACTGTATGCGAACTAAAACTTGTCCTTTCTTCAATTAAAAAATCTGGTCAATGACACGGTGCGAATTCTTCGTATCTTATTGTGGtgtgagaaattgaccactgtaatcTCACCTTTGTAAtctcaccttttacccagcgtctttcCCAGACGCTCGTAAACTTACTTTCCCAGTCTAAACTTTCACGTACGAACAGACTAAGAAaataggaagcagattggctagtgtaccgcacaccagctatatagctgctgtaggtacgtgtcgtgcgaagacgagcactaacgctcctcgaacgaatggttcaaaggagatcaaagttacatgggccttatagtgatgtatttattatatctacaccgttcatctatttttagaaatcattttagagcattattaaaaaaaaaaaaaaacgaatcatatccaaagatcatctgtaccacaccacaaacagctgtggagataatgattttcaccatcgAGGGGATCCCCATGTAGATTTTCGTGGGTTTAACATCCCGACCCATTCTTGAAGGGATCGATCCGTTAAGTTAGCCTCTGCTTGTGAGAGGTAACTTCTTCCGTTCATAGATTGCACTTGTAAAAAAGGAGAAACTTTTATTAGAAGCCACAAAAGGCTAGTAGCTCTAGGCAGTACATTCATTGAGGGTCGTCAATGGCTGGTAGATTCTCGCTAATAGTATATCTTCAAGTGCTCAAAGTTTCAGAGATGGGGGAGTGGACGTCTCTCGAGGTCTTCCAAGTGATAGGAGCCTGGCTGGGTTGATCTGATCACACgatagggcccttcccagttggGCCCTAGTGTCCTAGCCCTCGGTTCTGTCGTATTTTGAAAGATGCAATGAAAGACCAAGTCCCGTAGCTAGAACCGCCTTGTCTTAACCCTTGAGTTATAAAATCGTGCCACTTGGTGATGTGTAGCAGCGACTCGGAGTCGGGCGATATCTCTGGCTTCTTCGAGCAAGTCAAGGCTTGCTGTGATATACTCTGCATTCTGATCTTCCTGATAGTTTCTGACTTGAGCTGTCAGGAGGCCGATCTCGACTCGGACGATCACCTTCGAGCCGTAGGATAGCGAAAAGGGGGTCTCCATAGTAGATGACTGGGTCGTGGTCCGATATGCTCATAGGATAAATGGGAGCTCCTCGGCCTAGTTGCCCTTCACTTTTTCTAACTTTGTTTCAGGTGGTACTTGATGACCTTGTTTATAACTTCCACCTGCCCATTGGACTGCGGATGCCGAGGCGAGGAATAAGCGTTCGAGATGCTGAGCCCCCAGTACATGCCCTTGAACTTGTCATTGTCAAACTGCTTGCTGTTATCAGAAACGATGGTACGCGGGATTCCAAATCGATAAATGATTTCTTCTAGACAAAGTCAACCACTTTTTGTTCAGTTATCTTAGCCACAGGccttggcccatttggtgaagtaatcgaccacaacaatagCAAACTTCACTTGTCCTTTCCCTGTGAGCAGAGGtccaatgatgtcgatcccccattgagTAAACGGCTACGGCCCACTCATAGGGGTCATTTCTTCCGTCGGTTACCTCAGTATTGCTCCAAACCTCTGACATTTGTCGCACCTTGGACATAATCTTTGGTATGTTGCCCCAGCATTTTTcaggccaaaaggcatgacccagtaacagtagagccctttgtcggtgacaaaggtaatCTTTTGCCTGTCTGGGGGATGCATCGGGATATGATTATACCTAAATTAGGCATCCAGGAAGGAGAGGTGTTCGTGACTAGCCGTGCTGTCGACCAGTCGATCGATTCGAGGTAAGGGAAAACTATCTTTAGGGCAAGCTTTATTTAGATCCGAGTAGTCGACACAGACCGCCActttccgcttgctttcttcaccgGGACCACGTTGGCGATCCAGTCTGGATAATGTATTTCCTCGATAAAGCCGACGCTGAGGAGGTTGGAAACTTCATCGGCTATGGCTGTGTATCTTTCGGCATCGAATGCTCTCCTCTTCTGTTTCACCAGTTTATGATCCGTATCCACGTTCAACCTGTGGACCATGACATCGGGAAAAATGTCAGGCATATCCCCGTGCGACCACCGAAAACGTCCTTATGCTGTTATAAGAAAGTTAACATTTGAAACCTCTACTCAGAATTCAGCGAAGATCCGAGCTAAACAATTTTACTCGGGTCGGCTTCCTCGAGTGGGTCAATCTTTTAGTCCTCGGGGGGTTCTTCTATAGAATCGAGAGTGTTGATGGTGAGGGCCTACTTTACCGACCATTTTTTTATAGCTATCGCATAGCATCTCCGGACTTCTCGCTGATCCCCTCGGAGGTATCCGACCCATCCTTCGGCGGGGAACTTCATAATCAAATGGTATGTGGACAAGACCGCCCTTATTGCATTAAGGGAATGTCGGCCCAGTGCACTGACGGCACATTGACGACAAGAAAGTCTGCAAGAAGTGTAGCTTGGTGCTATCCTTCGCCGGCTGTCACGGGAAGAGTAATGGCTCCCTAGGAGATCACCCTATCTTCGACAAAGCCATGTAGGGGGTTTTCACTGGTCAGAGTTGTGACCTGTTAATACTCATACTCTCGAATGCCTCGGAGTAAATGACATCGACTGAGCTTCCCGTGTTGACAAGGATGCGGAAGAccttgtgttcactccccaagtatagggttgtgatgtagtaataaactcggtgagaccgaggtcgaatcccaagggacagAAACCTATACGTACTTTGaaccaagtagaaatagaactagaccaagatgaaatctaaattgattgaatttgaggaataataacaaaatactaatctaaaacttaaagaattcaaggaaaggaaactagggattcagaggatccacttgtagagatcagggagatcttatgcttgtttcaagaactcaattgaacttagagtcccatcctcatgaaaatcaagactgaatttcctttgatatagtttttaagagatgaaagatatatgaattagaatggattccattaccaaaccatgcctaggagacaaagtaaacaacagaattaaacgaATTAACaatcaatcagatgattatgaaggttaggaagggtaccgacatccaaccatgcccaagagacgatggcgaacaacagggcttcctaacgtcataatcaaaataagaaaaaagaaatactcaaagccatcacagacccattgtaatttcagtcacaacagaccattaaaaactaaaaatattcccataataaaattaaatcaaaattcctTCAATCTAAATAAAATGCACACGCATAAATTCTCTCATcacgatacaagcttcacctcttagccctagctaagaggattagcctgACATAGTCATGCTAACATATCTGCAAAGGAAAGACATAAATacatgaagaaagaagaaaaggaagaaagaatccGAGCCCGAGCCAtccacccttctctctctctctcttgctctctcaTGTCCAAACTTCCCAACTCCTCTAATGCCCTGGCTTCTGTGGTCGGCTAGGCTTTATAAGGTGCAGCGCACCTTCCAAAACGCTCTACGCACTGTGTTTCTTTTGCTCAGCAATTTCCCTAAAGGAACTTGTGCCCAAACTGAAATCCATACTTGTGCCGACTAAATCTACTAATCAACTTTCTTGGGAGTGGTCAGTCCCCTCCCTGCTCAAGGTTGAACGGCCTTGATCGGCCTGAATCTCCATTTATGACCCATCTTACAACGTGGAGTTAAATCTGCCCCAGCCCCTGTCGACCCATCTTATGGGTGAAGATACAACCTGCTCGACGGTGGAAAGCCTGGGGATCTGATCGAAATCATCCCAGtagcatgatggacggtctagattgctaATCCGATCACCACCAAGATCGAATAATGCCCCACCGACGTCAGTTTTCACGGACGCATAGGCTTGCACAATTTCTTGCAttgtgttgatggtggggcccacttcagctgACTTTTAGGCAATCCACACCGGCCACCAGATTCATCTCGAAATTTCAGTTAGAAATATGTGTTTTTGGCCTTCTGTTGATGAGGACCACAGGATTTTCTTCAAACCATCAATCTTCTGTTTGGAGAGTTGAATTTTCTCCTTCTGCGTTTCTTTTGGGTTTTCCTCCTATTCTTGGCTCAGACGACCCATTGGGATtcgatggacggctcagattaaGCTTATAGGTCCGCATGGTGGCCCACAGGGATCATGCAATCCTCTGTTCTCCGTTCGCAGCAACAGACATGGGATCGGGTGAAAATTTCGGTCAAACGTAGTTTGACTGCTTTGTTAACTCGGTGCAATGTGAGTGCACCGACAGTTTGCACTCTCACTCACGTGaactgggtcccaccttgatgttttcgtgaaatccgctctgtccatccattctgtcatatcatttaaaccgTCAAGACtaactttgaagcatatccagataacaggtgggccccatattactgtcttggtggctgatctgtcagttaggccactttcacagtgatccaggagctgaaattcgacgtgtacggttcattcatggtccttaggccacgtatggagtttcaagccgatcagatggtgggaaccctatgatcttgcattctggacgtcttttaggcctgtttaagatgagtggctagaatttctctgatctctagcatgtaaatcctcgatcttAGTCCTATGGAGCCCCGTCCAATGCCTTAGTGAtgcctgagcattaaatccatgcttttaacattctttccagtccacgctcctagattcaccttgcatcacaaacatgattaaaataaaccgTTAAGCGGTGTGTTGGTAAATCTATGTAGTAATTGGGGtctagtatgcaatatttgaccctcaaaacCTTGTGGTTAGCTATGGTCATAGCCACCACAAGAGCATCATCGTGCGGATGCTGGATTCTACACGCATCATTTTCTATGAAAGTCAAGCTGCAGGGGCTGAGACGGAGCTCTTTCCTTGGCCTTTCGGTTAAATAGACATAGTGTTCAGGGTCTAAACTCTGAAGGTGGGATTTACGAGCCCTATTCAAATCGCCTCCACTAGATGAACCACCATAAATGGTTCGAATTTCAGCAGGTTCTTCTACGGTTTTGCTCAGTCGTTCTTCTTTCCTACCCAACTTCTTCTCCTTAATGTATTGGCACAAGTGACCATTATGGATAAGGGTCTCGATTTCATCTTTGAGGTCTACACAGTCGCTCGTGTTGTGGCCATAATCACGGTGGAACCGACAGTACTTGCTCTTATCCCGATTCTCAGCGTTGGTCTTCATGCAGACCGGCCAGTTCAAGAGTCTCTGACCCCTAATATCTAACAAGATCTGCTCCGCGGAGGTGTTGAGAGGGGTGTAAGAACGGAATTTGCCCTCGGGTCTCCTGCTTGGCCAACGATCACGAGGGGCTCGGTCGTCGGGCTTTTTGTTGGAGACTGAGGTTCTTCTTTCCTTTACCTTTTTTTAATGACATTTCAGCACCTTGGATGTTCCTGCGGGTGTTGAAAAATTCCTCGGCATTGGTGTACTTCTGAACCCTGTTGATGAGCTCGGCCAAGGTGGTCAGTGAATTTTTCCCAATTGAGAAGGTGAACTTTCCTTCTTTGAGGTCGCTGAACATGGCTGAGAGCGCCATCTTATTGTCGTAATCTTCCACTAACAACGCTTGCTCGTTGAAGCGGGCAATGTAAT is drawn from Magnolia sinica isolate HGM2019 chromosome 5, MsV1, whole genome shotgun sequence and contains these coding sequences:
- the LOC131246898 gene encoding uncharacterized protein LOC131246898, with translation MTLDVNVQPPFFFSIGGLQIKKTATSVCWGMRSTLRIFIIGVASVATNKPACVATDSDPFAEMGNKELPRDYIARFNEQALLVEDYDNKMALSAMFSDLKEGKFTFSIGKNSLTTLAELINRVQKYTNAEEFFNTRRNIQVSNKKPDDRAPRDRWPSRRPEGKFRSYTPLNTSAEQILLDIRGQRLLNWPVCMKTNAENRDKSKYCRFHRDYGHNTSDCVDLKDEIETLIHNGHLCQYIKEKKLGRKEERLSKTVEEPAEIRTIYGGSSSGGDLNRARKSHLQSLDPEHYVYLTERPRKELRLSPCSLTFIENDACRIQHPHDDALVVAMTIANHKVFRILVNTGSSVDVIYSEAFESMSINRLNVDTDHKLVKQKRRAFDAERYTAIADEVSNLLSVGFIEEIHYPDWIANVVPVKKASGKWRSVSTTRI